In one window of Gloeocapsopsis sp. IPPAS B-1203 DNA:
- a CDS encoding iron-siderophore ABC transporter substrate-binding protein yields the protein MSKYRIKSWFLGLLAFLFITACSSQSPPSAVSVASSGCRLVKHEMGETQVCGQPEKVAALSPHILDSILALGVQPAAYAETVRLNLPRFDNPATQIPHLGNRMTTQPVNLGDRQNPSLETLVQLKPDVIIGESWLHQDRYQLFSKIAPTLLFDDTKGENQHWTNDITGIAQALDREAAAKKLLAAFPQQLATAREKLAPVVAAYPRVLVISTNQLASQVSVAPDSTAGELMNAIGFEIVNPIPTTPDTWAQISLEVLPTIDTDLIFVIGWTEGLYNPEKELKQAWSQHPLLKTMKTFQENRIFFVDYQLWGSNIRGPITDELILQQLPELLLPLVGKT from the coding sequence ATGAGTAAATACCGCATCAAATCTTGGTTTTTAGGATTGCTAGCATTCCTGTTCATTACAGCTTGTAGTAGTCAATCGCCACCAAGTGCAGTTTCAGTTGCATCATCAGGATGTCGCTTAGTAAAACACGAAATGGGTGAAACGCAAGTTTGTGGTCAACCTGAAAAAGTTGCGGCGCTGAGTCCGCATATTTTAGATAGTATTTTGGCTTTGGGCGTGCAACCTGCGGCGTATGCTGAGACGGTGCGATTAAATTTACCGCGTTTTGACAACCCAGCAACACAAATTCCTCATTTAGGAAATCGTATGACAACACAACCAGTTAATTTAGGCGATCGCCAAAACCCATCTTTAGAGACTTTGGTGCAACTCAAACCTGATGTCATTATCGGCGAAAGTTGGTTGCATCAAGATCGATACCAACTTTTCTCAAAAATTGCCCCAACGCTTCTTTTTGACGATACGAAAGGTGAGAATCAGCATTGGACAAACGATATCACAGGAATTGCTCAAGCACTCGATCGTGAAGCTGCTGCAAAAAAATTACTTGCAGCATTTCCCCAACAGTTAGCAACTGCGCGTGAAAAATTAGCTCCTGTGGTTGCGGCGTACCCTCGCGTTCTTGTGATTAGTACGAATCAATTAGCAAGTCAAGTTTCAGTCGCGCCTGATAGTACCGCAGGGGAATTAATGAATGCGATCGGATTTGAAATTGTTAATCCTATACCAACGACACCCGATACATGGGCGCAGATTTCGCTTGAAGTTTTACCCACGATTGATACAGATTTAATTTTTGTTATTGGCTGGACAGAAGGTTTATACAACCCAGAAAAGGAGTTAAAGCAAGCATGGAGTCAGCATCCACTTTTAAAAACGATGAAAACTTTTCAAGAAAACCGCATATTTTTTGTTGATTATCAGCTTTGGGGAAGTAATATTCGCGGACCAATTACTGATGAGTTGATTTTGCAACAGTTGCCCGAATTGTTGTTACCACTTGTTGGCAAAACTTAA
- a CDS encoding TonB-dependent siderophore receptor encodes MHKKEVLSILVTSMAIALSIPAGIDVAIASDAAKYVTQNLAAAQVTGIRINPTAAGIEVIFDSIGQLPSPTTSVADNTLIVDIPNAVLALPDGGEFRQVNPTEDIALVSVTRVGNLVRVEIVGLDAPPVVEVTTTPQFTLSVTPGSDTLADEEIEIVVTGEQEGYNPSQAATATRIETPLRDIPASIQVIPEQTLEDRGTVGLLEAVQNFAGATLDGNYGNTGAGSLIIRGFSQDITFRNGFRVSNFYSIPETANVAQTEILRGPASVLYGQVQPGGIVNIVTKQPLESPYSSVNLQAGQFSFYRPTIDLSGPLTDDNSVLYRLNVAYENSGSFRDQVNTERWFIAPVLQWNISDRTSLTFDFEYLYDDPVFDRGIVTLSDGSFVLPINRFLGYPQLDDFATEVYRGGLTFEHQFSDNWRIRNALSISSVEQGGARSDLDGGLIDDQFISRELRDDDAITENYGFQTDIIGNFATGTIEHQLLVGFDLNRVTDSYKSQAVSLPLLDIFNPVYDIDVPTELEPRYSAVTRTNALGFYLQDQIALLDNLKLLVGGRFDFTEQNQTIILDDASNSQSDTAFSPRVGIVYQPIEPISLYASFSRSFLPVIGRAADNSTFEPERGTQYEVGIKADLATNLSATLAAYHLTKTNVLTTDLNDPDFSIQVGEQRSQGIELNVAGEILPGWNVIAAYAYTDAEVTEDNELPVGSRLANVAENTASLWTTYEIQNGNLQGLGFGLGLLYVGDRPGSVAFDPPNFRLPSYLRTDIALFYRRDNWRAQINVQNLFDTEYYQTAQGYDIVYPGAPLNIVGSIFFEF; translated from the coding sequence ATGCATAAAAAAGAAGTTTTGTCAATTCTAGTTACAAGTATGGCGATCGCGTTGAGCATTCCGGCGGGGATTGATGTGGCGATCGCATCAGATGCAGCCAAATACGTAACGCAGAATCTCGCTGCGGCGCAAGTGACAGGAATACGCATAAATCCTACTGCGGCTGGAATCGAAGTTATTTTTGACTCAATAGGGCAACTACCTTCGCCTACAACATCAGTTGCAGATAATACACTGATTGTCGATATTCCCAATGCGGTATTAGCGTTACCTGATGGCGGAGAATTTCGGCAAGTTAACCCAACTGAAGACATTGCGCTTGTGAGTGTAACTCGTGTTGGGAATTTGGTGCGAGTAGAAATTGTTGGTTTAGACGCACCACCAGTAGTTGAAGTTACCACTACACCACAGTTTACTCTCAGTGTGACTCCAGGCAGTGACACATTAGCCGATGAAGAGATTGAAATTGTCGTCACTGGCGAACAAGAAGGCTATAACCCCTCACAAGCTGCTACTGCAACGAGAATCGAGACGCCATTGCGTGATATTCCTGCTTCAATTCAGGTTATTCCCGAACAAACGCTAGAAGATCGCGGTACAGTTGGACTGCTCGAGGCGGTACAAAATTTTGCTGGTGCGACATTAGATGGTAACTATGGCAACACCGGAGCCGGATCTTTAATTATCCGTGGTTTCTCGCAAGATATTACATTTAGAAACGGGTTTCGAGTTAGCAATTTTTACTCAATTCCGGAAACGGCAAACGTTGCCCAAACTGAGATTTTACGCGGTCCCGCCTCGGTGTTATACGGTCAAGTGCAGCCAGGAGGAATTGTTAATATCGTTACCAAGCAACCTCTAGAGTCACCGTATTCTTCGGTAAATCTCCAAGCTGGACAATTTAGCTTTTATCGACCGACAATCGATCTTTCGGGTCCACTAACCGATGACAATAGCGTATTGTATCGCTTGAACGTGGCGTATGAAAACTCTGGAAGTTTCCGCGATCAAGTTAATACCGAAAGATGGTTTATCGCGCCAGTTTTGCAATGGAATATTAGCGATCGCACTTCCCTAACATTTGATTTTGAGTATTTATATGACGATCCAGTATTTGATCGCGGGATAGTGACACTCAGCGATGGCTCATTTGTACTACCAATTAACCGATTTTTAGGTTATCCGCAGTTAGATGACTTTGCGACAGAAGTTTATCGCGGTGGATTAACGTTTGAGCATCAGTTTAGTGACAATTGGCGAATACGTAATGCATTATCGATCAGTTCCGTTGAACAGGGAGGGGCGCGTTCCGATCTCGATGGCGGATTGATTGACGATCAGTTTATTTCTAGAGAACTGAGAGATGATGATGCTATTACAGAAAACTACGGTTTCCAAACCGACATCATCGGTAACTTCGCCACAGGTACAATTGAGCATCAACTACTCGTAGGTTTCGATTTAAACCGCGTTACAGACAGCTATAAATCACAAGCTGTCAGTTTACCACTACTCGATATTTTCAACCCCGTATACGATATCGACGTTCCAACTGAACTTGAACCAAGATACAGCGCCGTGACGCGCACCAATGCTTTAGGGTTTTATCTTCAAGATCAAATCGCGTTACTCGATAACTTAAAACTACTCGTTGGTGGACGTTTCGACTTTACCGAACAAAATCAAACGATCATTCTCGATGACGCGAGTAACTCGCAGTCAGACACTGCATTTAGTCCGCGTGTTGGTATTGTCTATCAACCCATCGAACCGATTTCGCTTTATGCAAGTTTTAGTCGCTCATTTTTGCCTGTAATTGGTCGGGCTGCGGATAATTCTACCTTTGAGCCTGAACGCGGAACACAATACGAGGTAGGAATTAAAGCTGATTTAGCGACTAATCTCTCTGCAACACTTGCTGCGTATCATTTAACAAAAACTAATGTGCTAACTACCGATCTCAACGATCCAGACTTTTCGATTCAGGTGGGCGAACAGCGCAGCCAGGGAATTGAACTCAATGTTGCAGGTGAAATTTTACCAGGTTGGAATGTCATTGCTGCGTATGCTTACACCGATGCCGAAGTGACAGAAGATAACGAGTTACCCGTTGGTAGTCGGCTTGCCAATGTCGCCGAAAATACCGCAAGTTTATGGACAACTTACGAAATCCAAAATGGTAATCTTCAAGGGTTAGGATTTGGATTAGGGTTGCTTTATGTAGGCGATCGCCCAGGTTCAGTAGCTTTCGATCCTCCTAACTTTAGACTACCAAGCTACTTGCGTACAGATATCGCTTTATTTTACCGACGCGACAACTGGCGGGCGCAAATTAACGTTCAAAACTTATTTGATACCGAGTATTACCAAACCGCGCAAGGCTATGACATTGTATATCCAGGTGCGCCATTGAATATTGTTGGTAGTATTTTCTTTGAGTTTTGA
- a CDS encoding AraC family transcriptional regulator — MTLILSVPEFLNQQQDNSSQNYEILVHDPAGQSQGYRRSQDLRPGLNLLIDNYTLQENLIVDTRVPNLPNESHCSEFSFMICGNNTNEQVYSGQNFLEVGWSAGGFVEWQAGQQILKLDVHINQPLYDSIVVDLAERSVSISRAIAQQQSYFQVNTTTPTMQVVLHQIFNCPYQGLTRAIYLESKVLELVALRLEQAIADNTKSDCKRLNPDDIERIYHAKDILLNHADNPPSLVNLARQVGLNDYKLKLGFRQLFGTTAFGYLHSYRMEQARSLLECNQLSVKEIGQKVGYTNSRRFAIAFKQRFGVSPQAYRTGKR; from the coding sequence CGAATTCCTCAACCAGCAGCAAGATAACTCGTCACAAAACTACGAAATTCTAGTACACGACCCCGCAGGACAAAGCCAAGGGTATCGGCGATCGCAAGACTTGCGTCCTGGATTAAATCTTCTAATCGATAACTATACGCTACAGGAAAATCTGATTGTAGACACGCGAGTCCCTAATTTACCAAATGAGTCGCACTGCTCAGAGTTTAGTTTTATGATTTGTGGTAATAATACAAACGAGCAAGTTTATAGTGGGCAAAACTTTTTGGAGGTTGGTTGGAGTGCAGGAGGCTTTGTAGAATGGCAAGCAGGACAACAGATCTTAAAGCTTGATGTTCACATCAATCAACCGCTTTATGATTCAATCGTTGTCGATTTAGCGGAACGTTCAGTTTCGATCAGTCGGGCGATCGCGCAGCAACAAAGTTACTTTCAAGTCAATACAACCACGCCCACAATGCAAGTCGTGTTGCATCAAATTTTCAATTGTCCTTATCAAGGTTTGACACGAGCAATCTATCTCGAAAGCAAAGTTCTAGAACTTGTTGCCTTAAGACTAGAGCAAGCGATCGCAGATAATACTAAATCAGATTGCAAGCGTTTGAACCCAGACGATATCGAACGAATTTATCACGCGAAAGATATTCTTCTCAATCATGCAGATAATCCACCTTCACTTGTCAATTTAGCGCGACAAGTTGGTTTAAATGACTACAAACTGAAACTCGGTTTTCGCCAACTATTTGGCACAACTGCATTTGGATATTTGCATAGTTACCGCATGGAACAAGCGCGATCGCTTCTCGAATGCAATCAACTGAGTGTTAAGGAGATAGGACAAAAAGTGGGTTATACCAACTCTAGACGCTTTGCGATCGCCTTCAAGCAAAGATTTGGTGTTAGCCCGCAAGCATATCGCACAGGGAAACGATAG